Proteins encoded within one genomic window of Desulfurella sp.:
- the fabG gene encoding 3-oxoacyl-[acyl-carrier-protein] reductase, which produces MGYKGSIAVISGASKGIGAAIAIELAKKGLSVIINYNTSEEQAIKLSETIKKEQGKCEIKKFDVSNYEEVENAFAQIIEKYKTIDYLVNNAGIVSDNLIIKMKADEFDKVLKTNLYGTFNCSKIAAKYMIKQKFGVIVNISSIIGLFGNAGQSNYAASKAGIIGFTKSLAKELGSRNIRVNAVAPGFIETDMTESLNIIQKKLLTDKISLKRLGSGEDVANVVAFLLSEESSYITGEVINVSGGLSI; this is translated from the coding sequence ATGGGTTACAAAGGCAGTATAGCAGTTATTAGTGGTGCCTCAAAAGGCATAGGAGCAGCTATCGCAATAGAGCTTGCAAAAAAAGGCTTGAGTGTAATAATAAATTATAATACAAGCGAAGAACAAGCCATAAAATTAAGTGAAACAATAAAAAAAGAACAGGGTAAATGTGAAATTAAGAAATTTGATGTTTCAAATTATGAAGAAGTTGAAAATGCATTTGCTCAGATTATTGAGAAGTACAAAACAATTGACTATTTAGTAAATAATGCGGGTATTGTATCAGACAATTTGATAATAAAAATGAAAGCGGATGAGTTTGATAAAGTATTGAAAACAAACTTGTATGGAACTTTTAATTGTTCTAAAATTGCTGCAAAATATATGATAAAACAGAAATTTGGTGTAATAGTAAATATTAGCTCAATCATAGGTCTTTTTGGAAATGCTGGTCAATCCAATTACGCTGCTTCAAAGGCTGGTATAATAGGTTTTACAAAAAGTTTAGCAAAGGAGCTTGGTTCAAGAAATATCCGAGTTAACGCTGTAGCCCCTGGATTTATTGAAACAGACATGACTGAGAGCCTTAATATAATACAAAAAAAGCTTTTAACAGATAAAATATCTCTAAAAAGACTTGGCAGTGGCGAAGATGTAGCTAATGTAGTTGCTTTTTTGCTGAGTGAAGAATCAAGTTATATTACTGGTGAAGTAATAAACGTAAGTGGTGGACTTAGTATATAA
- the fabD gene encoding ACP S-malonyltransferase produces the protein MHLEPDMKFLIFTGQGSQFVGMIKDLYDNFDIVKKVVKKANESLSFNLSNLMFNGPSSELVLTQNAQPAILTASIAIFELLKSELGFDFDISAGHSLGQYSSLVAAGSLELEDAVFAVYNRGKYMQEAVSVGLGAMMAVIGNNIKEVEDLCKEISKDKDFYCDIANYNAPTQIIVSGYKKGIAKLQSLIKENNLGKTIMLDVSAPFHCKLMEPVVEKMQKVLDSIKINPTNKIIIENVNSNIIKSPQEIKQSLLDQIAKPVRWIDNVNKALSYPIELIVECGPKDVLSVMLKRNVKNVNISGIFDLKSYNTFRESVWVTKAV, from the coding sequence ATGCACTTGGAACCTGATATGAAATTTTTGATTTTTACCGGGCAGGGTTCACAGTTTGTAGGAATGATAAAAGATTTATATGATAATTTTGATATAGTAAAAAAAGTTGTAAAAAAAGCTAATGAATCACTATCTTTCAATTTAAGTAATTTGATGTTTAATGGACCTTCAAGCGAGCTGGTTTTAACCCAAAATGCCCAGCCAGCAATACTAACAGCATCAATTGCAATTTTTGAACTTTTAAAATCAGAGTTAGGTTTTGATTTTGATATAAGCGCAGGACACTCTTTGGGACAGTATTCAAGTCTTGTTGCTGCCGGTTCTTTGGAGCTAGAAGATGCTGTTTTTGCAGTTTACAATCGTGGCAAATATATGCAGGAAGCTGTAAGTGTTGGTCTTGGTGCAATGATGGCTGTAATAGGCAATAACATAAAAGAAGTTGAAGATTTATGCAAAGAAATTTCTAAAGATAAAGATTTTTATTGTGATATAGCAAATTACAATGCTCCAACTCAAATTATAGTTTCTGGCTACAAAAAAGGTATTGCGAAGCTTCAATCACTTATAAAAGAAAACAATTTAGGTAAAACAATTATGCTTGATGTATCTGCACCATTTCATTGCAAATTAATGGAACCGGTTGTAGAAAAGATGCAAAAGGTACTTGATAGCATAAAAATAAATCCTACTAACAAAATTATCATAGAAAATGTTAATTCAAATATTATTAAATCTCCACAAGAAATAAAACAATCATTGCTCGATCAAATAGCCAAGCCTGTAAGATGGATTGATAATGTAAATAAAGCTTTGAGTTATCCTATAGAATTAATCGTTGAATGCGGTCCTAAAGATGTATTGTCTGTAATGTTGAAAAGAAATGTAAAAAATGTAAATATTAGTGGAATTTTTGATTTAAAAAGCTATAATACATTTAGAGAAAGCGTATGGGTTACAAAGGCAGTATAG